From Chitinophagales bacterium, one genomic window encodes:
- a CDS encoding gliding motility-associated C-terminal domain-containing protein: MKAGLLFWFLLLFYNYTYCQNIGIRDTIYITQCDTSHRGIMSFDIEKIKNDVHSNSGKAVSPTVYISTANGGIIKVINVTTNPTIVNVCNLSYSWTDIAINKDKDIYMTTTSAIVKVKESNCTAQTFFNNPEYYMVALSFDTKNNLYISNGTEVLRFNNSSGSPTLWKDFGSGTASGDFVMKNDKMYISWDNGGVDLYEVTVDANINYISHKNKCRIKSKTYGLASELGQLYGITPTELYKIDEEKCQYTTVLSNNSGVSWYGAAGYHEAQSSVTAHLTYTDAVKLSNTIGGIWKNTVPYNQIIYVAINDKIRDSILIYPVKISIIPSIKTNESKTICRGTSYKGYSQEGSYIQKLKSKDGCDSTHNIELKIQDTIFHSINVAICEGESYKNYNTSGTYKDTHKTNNSCDSIVTIRLIVNPKPIVTKHKTICQGKIYAGRTTSGSYRDTFKTKAGCDSIRILHLTVITIPKPIVDKDACIVSNQRFKFYSQIITAPGIYIDSTNHIEECDSIFRLHVHLEIPKSDTMAYTKCQGYIFKDIQLMSDTSLFDTLRSWLGCDSIYRLHRINIQKLLPSSAITRFYCDTFQYRNNVYDYNSTVRDTLRYSFYPYCDSLHRVFQYRKAPKPTISIYTTSGNYLVKGEAMTIAAKGADSYLWSTNETTAAIRIQPAQNSKYWAIGSNEYRCLDTTFIDIEVEDFIHFDLPAAFTPNGDGNNDEWTPNSSGEYRIVHLDIFNRWGEKVFSGDNKTRSWNGTYKGQMQNAGLFTYYILVEKNRRLFERKGSFTLMR; encoded by the coding sequence TTGAAAGCAGGTTTATTATTTTGGTTTCTTTTATTGTTTTACAACTATACCTATTGTCAGAATATTGGTATTAGAGACACTATTTATATCACACAATGTGATACGAGTCATAGAGGCATTATGTCTTTTGATATAGAAAAAATTAAAAACGATGTTCATTCCAATTCTGGCAAAGCCGTAAGTCCTACTGTTTATATTTCTACAGCCAATGGTGGTATTATCAAGGTCATCAATGTCACTACCAATCCCACCATAGTCAATGTATGCAATCTAAGCTATTCATGGACTGATATCGCTATCAATAAAGATAAGGATATTTATATGACCACAACCAGTGCTATTGTCAAAGTAAAGGAATCAAACTGTACCGCACAGACTTTCTTCAACAATCCTGAATATTATATGGTTGCTCTTTCATTTGACACGAAGAATAATCTATATATATCAAACGGTACCGAAGTTCTTCGATTCAATAACTCTTCGGGAAGTCCTACCCTATGGAAAGATTTTGGGTCAGGTACTGCTAGTGGTGACTTCGTAATGAAAAATGACAAAATGTACATTTCATGGGATAATGGAGGTGTAGATTTATACGAAGTGACGGTCGATGCCAATATCAACTATATTTCTCATAAGAATAAATGTAGAATCAAATCAAAGACATATGGATTAGCCAGCGAACTAGGTCAGTTGTACGGAATAACACCAACCGAACTTTATAAGATAGACGAAGAAAAATGTCAATACACAACTGTTTTATCAAATAATTCTGGCGTATCATGGTATGGTGCTGCTGGATATCACGAAGCACAGAGCTCTGTCACGGCCCATCTCACCTACACCGATGCAGTTAAACTATCTAACACTATAGGCGGTATTTGGAAGAACACAGTTCCTTATAATCAAATTATCTACGTAGCTATCAATGATAAAATTCGCGATAGTATATTGATTTATCCAGTGAAGATAAGTATCATACCTAGTATAAAAACTAATGAGTCAAAAACGATTTGTCGAGGTACTAGCTACAAAGGATATTCACAGGAAGGAAGCTACATTCAAAAATTAAAGTCGAAAGATGGCTGTGATAGTACACACAATATTGAATTAAAAATCCAAGATACTATTTTCCATTCAATCAATGTTGCCATTTGTGAAGGAGAATCATATAAGAATTATAACACGAGTGGCACCTATAAAGACACCCATAAAACCAACAATAGTTGCGATAGTATAGTAACAATACGATTAATAGTAAACCCTAAGCCTATTGTAACAAAACATAAAACGATATGTCAAGGTAAGATATATGCTGGAAGGACAACTTCTGGCAGTTATCGTGATACTTTTAAAACCAAGGCAGGCTGTGATAGTATTCGCATTCTCCACCTTACAGTCATCACTATCCCTAAACCCATAGTCGATAAAGATGCTTGTATAGTTTCCAATCAAAGATTTAAATTCTATAGTCAAATTATAACTGCCCCAGGTATCTATATTGACTCCACTAATCATATCGAAGAATGTGACAGTATTTTTAGGCTACATGTCCACCTAGAGATTCCCAAGTCCGATACTATGGCTTATACCAAGTGTCAGGGTTATATCTTTAAAGATATTCAATTAATGAGCGACACCTCCCTTTTTGATACCCTTCGCAGTTGGCTAGGCTGCGATAGTATCTACCGTCTGCATCGAATCAATATTCAAAAGCTCCTCCCTTCTTCTGCTATTACCAGATTTTACTGTGATACCTTTCAATATAGAAACAATGTATACGATTATAATAGTACTGTACGAGATACTCTTCGATACAGTTTCTATCCTTATTGCGATAGCTTACATAGAGTGTTTCAATATAGAAAAGCACCAAAACCAACCATCAGCATATATACTACCTCTGGAAATTATCTAGTAAAAGGAGAAGCTATGACGATAGCAGCTAAAGGTGCAGATAGCTATCTCTGGTCCACCAACGAGACCACGGCTGCCATTCGCATTCAGCCTGCACAAAATTCCAAATACTGGGCGATAGGTAGCAATGAATATAGATGCCTAGATACTACATTTATTGATATTGAGGTCGAAGATTTCATTCACTTTGATTTACCAGCTGCCTTCACTCCCAATGGCGATGGCAATAACGATGAATGGACTCCAAATAGCAGTGGTGAATACCGTATAGTCCATTTGGATATATTTAATCGATGGGGAGAAAAAGTATTTTCTGGCGATAATAAAACAAGAAGCTGGAATGGAACCTATAAAGGTCAAATGCAGAATGCAGGTTTATTCACCTATTATATACTTGTAGAGAAAAATCGAAGATTGTTTGAACGAAAAGGAAGTTTTACTTTAATGAGGTAA
- a CDS encoding tetratricopeptide repeat protein, with translation MKYLKVVVIILCFLSACQLFDKKEKPNQNLPTNSPIEKEIAILSEKIIDSPKNAFLYYQRGNLLWQNFENEKALNDFYKMVSYDSTKPIYYETLAEFFVQNANVQRGIDALDFAIRLDPENARYHVLQGKYSLILKKYQDAINHLNNALKRDVYYPEAYFFKGLVYKESNQIDKAISNLTTATEQDPTWDAPFEILGDIYADKKDDLCLKFYDNAVKANKNNSSAILQKAYYLKSQGKLKDAEKIYEDLVLESPQNADAIYNLGVIAYEQKQFEKALKKMQICVQMDPKHALAYYMIGKAQLALGNKPLAKNAFQNARNFDTTMIEAVRELEKL, from the coding sequence ATGAAGTATTTAAAGGTTGTTGTTATCATATTATGTTTTTTATCCGCTTGTCAGTTATTCGACAAAAAAGAAAAACCTAATCAAAACCTACCTACGAATTCACCTATAGAAAAGGAGATTGCGATTCTTTCTGAGAAGATTATTGATTCGCCCAAAAATGCTTTTCTTTATTATCAAAGGGGAAATTTATTATGGCAGAACTTCGAAAATGAAAAAGCACTCAATGATTTTTATAAAATGGTCAGCTATGATTCAACTAAGCCAATCTATTATGAGACACTAGCTGAGTTTTTCGTTCAAAATGCGAATGTTCAAAGGGGCATCGATGCCTTGGATTTTGCCATTCGTCTAGATCCTGAGAATGCCCGTTATCATGTTTTGCAAGGTAAATATAGTTTAATACTAAAAAAATATCAAGATGCCATCAATCATTTAAACAATGCCTTGAAGCGAGACGTATACTATCCAGAGGCATACTTCTTCAAAGGTCTTGTCTACAAAGAATCCAATCAAATAGATAAAGCAATCTCAAATTTAACCACTGCCACAGAGCAAGACCCGACATGGGATGCGCCCTTTGAAATACTAGGCGATATTTATGCTGACAAAAAAGATGATCTTTGTCTTAAATTTTACGACAATGCAGTAAAAGCTAATAAAAATAATTCTTCTGCCATTCTACAGAAAGCCTATTATCTCAAATCACAAGGTAAACTAAAAGATGCAGAAAAAATATATGAAGACCTAGTATTAGAATCTCCTCAAAACGCAGATGCTATCTATAACCTCGGCGTCATAGCCTATGAACAAAAGCAATTTGAAAAAGCGCTCAAGAAAATGCAAATCTGTGTTCAAATGGATCCTAAACACGCCTTGGCCTATTATATGATCGGTAAAGCCCAATTAGCCTTAGGAAATAAACCATTGGCTAAAAACGCCTTTCAAAATGCTAGAAACTTTGATACGACCATGATCGAAGCTGTAAGGGAACTAGAAAAATTATAA
- a CDS encoding OmpA family protein → MSRIIFKGLCILSITTLFSQTQSYKNLVLLFAKDIDTLNEKEKLKLGQFIKSNKEQYIVSINMSGHTDGDGSSAYNIALSNRRTIHIKKLLQEYSVVSDIFSSSYFGENKLLNRERNEIEKSQNRRVELNFQFIHARNIQDIVNVIQPDFNQIFQFSPEKIKLEVKGKKGTKLEILRQDLVYEDGSPLGENDEIKVKLNEIQSFMDQLQANISTETHDGKILESGGMFNVSLTSNEKELKLAPGKEYKASLPNKFKTDNMFVFKGKKSEYDVIKWEKEERRFDNVSVITKESPKVKLNTISIDSWYSRPKLSHFLIERDYNIKIPETPIVAKYPCEPKKPHINEPRYSPNLFQKIIFNTSREDSIRERKYSPAYNDYLKKLARFEKRYDKKKPLVERYNEATREYNQAVRKFNDDLDSLYKDIINYKLAWLEREYIRQLSENKDRAKALASKDSFFQHNFDDLIASKSAVIKFKPNDYYKSLVKLLNNSLKEFYEVRNPKAIRVRQFKGCSEDIAETNRRFYSVLNALKDKSIDSAIVYLDRVSGDYVKKDVIASRNVRVLREDFFRANLSSFTWFNCDRYYNVQQNKLAEYKVINAPLNEDSAPLFYAIIPKINSSVYMHNSYVKLPDNLSGLIVSYFMDAEKRINYAEAPFSPEKERNLQLSYKILTKSELEDRLKKL, encoded by the coding sequence ATGAGTAGAATTATTTTTAAAGGATTGTGCATTCTATCCATCACGACTCTATTTAGCCAAACTCAAAGTTATAAAAACCTAGTACTTCTTTTTGCAAAAGATATAGACACATTAAATGAAAAGGAAAAACTCAAACTAGGTCAATTCATAAAAAGTAATAAGGAACAATATATCGTTTCCATAAATATGTCTGGTCACACAGACGGAGATGGTAGTTCGGCTTACAATATTGCTCTTTCCAATAGGCGCACAATACATATAAAGAAACTACTTCAAGAATATTCTGTGGTTTCAGATATTTTTTCATCTAGCTATTTCGGAGAAAATAAACTCTTAAACAGAGAGCGAAATGAGATTGAAAAGTCTCAGAATCGCAGAGTAGAATTGAATTTTCAATTCATTCATGCAAGAAATATCCAAGATATAGTGAATGTCATTCAACCAGATTTCAATCAAATTTTTCAATTCTCTCCGGAGAAAATAAAACTAGAAGTGAAGGGTAAAAAAGGAACGAAACTAGAAATACTTCGTCAAGATTTAGTATATGAAGATGGAAGTCCTCTAGGCGAGAACGATGAAATTAAAGTGAAATTAAATGAAATTCAATCTTTTATGGATCAGCTGCAAGCCAATATATCTACCGAAACACACGATGGGAAAATCTTAGAAAGCGGCGGCATGTTCAATGTATCCTTAACATCGAATGAAAAAGAGCTAAAATTAGCCCCGGGCAAGGAATATAAGGCTAGTTTGCCGAATAAATTTAAAACAGATAATATGTTTGTTTTTAAAGGAAAAAAATCTGAATACGATGTTATTAAATGGGAAAAGGAAGAAAGGAGATTTGACAATGTAAGCGTTATAACAAAAGAATCTCCTAAAGTAAAATTAAATACTATTTCTATAGATAGTTGGTACTCGCGACCTAAATTGAGCCATTTTTTAATAGAACGAGATTATAACATTAAAATTCCTGAAACACCTATTGTAGCTAAATATCCTTGTGAGCCAAAAAAGCCACATATTAATGAACCACGATATAGTCCAAATTTGTTTCAAAAAATTATATTCAACACCTCGAGGGAAGATAGTATTCGAGAGAGAAAGTATAGCCCTGCTTATAATGATTATTTAAAAAAACTGGCTAGGTTCGAGAAGCGATATGATAAAAAAAAGCCTTTGGTAGAAAGATATAATGAGGCTACAAGAGAATATAATCAAGCTGTACGTAAATTTAATGATGATTTAGACTCATTATACAAGGATATAATTAATTACAAACTCGCTTGGTTGGAAAGAGAATATATCAGACAGTTAAGTGAAAATAAGGATAGAGCAAAAGCATTAGCTTCGAAGGATAGTTTTTTTCAACATAATTTTGATGATTTAATAGCCTCCAAGAGCGCAGTAATTAAGTTTAAACCTAATGACTATTATAAATCATTAGTCAAACTACTAAATAATAGCTTGAAAGAATTCTATGAAGTTCGTAATCCAAAAGCAATTAGAGTAAGGCAATTTAAGGGTTGTAGCGAGGATATTGCTGAAACTAACCGCAGATTTTATAGTGTTTTGAATGCACTAAAAGATAAATCAATTGATTCTGCTATAGTCTATTTGGATCGAGTTTCAGGTGATTATGTCAAAAAAGATGTTATAGCATCTAGGAACGTTAGAGTCTTACGAGAGGATTTTTTTAGGGCGAATTTGTCTTCTTTTACATGGTTTAACTGTGATAGGTATTACAATGTGCAACAAAATAAGTTAGCAGAATACAAAGTGATAAATGCTCCACTAAATGAAGATAGCGCACCATTGTTTTATGCAATAATTCCTAAAATAAATTCTAGTGTTTATATGCACAATTCATATGTTAAACTTCCAGATAATCTTAGCGGATTAATTGTATCCTATTTTATGGATGCTGAAAAAAGAATCAATTATGCTGAGGCTCCATTCTCTCCAGAAAAAGAAAGGAATCTACAATTAAGTTATAAAATTCTTACGAAATCAGAATTAGAAGATAGATTAAAAAAACTATAA
- a CDS encoding 3-hydroxybutyryl-CoA dehydrogenase: protein MNVSVIGAGTMGNGIAHVFAQSGHKVNLIDVSQPALDKALSTIAANLDRQVSKGTIDEATKNSTLGNLTTLTDIPRGVQSAEIIVEAATENQDLKLKIFSQIDEHAPANAILASNTSSISITKIAAATKRPNKVIGMHFMNPVPIMKLVEIINGYATDKEVTKTIMDLSIQLGKIPVEVNDYPGFVANRILMPMINESICTLFEGVAGVAEIDTVMKLGMAHPMGPLQLADFIGLDVCLAILRVMHEGFGNPKYAPCPLLVNMVTAGYLGKKSGEGFYDYSNKESKELVVSKMFNS from the coding sequence ATGAATGTATCCGTAATAGGAGCTGGCACCATGGGCAATGGGATAGCTCACGTCTTTGCACAATCAGGGCATAAAGTTAATCTCATTGATGTATCTCAACCTGCACTCGACAAGGCACTGTCGACTATTGCTGCCAATCTAGACAGACAAGTATCCAAAGGAACCATAGATGAAGCGACCAAAAATTCAACTCTCGGTAATTTAACGACACTTACCGATATACCAAGAGGAGTCCAGTCGGCTGAAATTATTGTGGAAGCAGCCACCGAGAATCAAGATTTAAAGCTCAAAATATTCTCTCAAATAGATGAACATGCTCCAGCTAATGCTATTTTAGCGAGCAATACTTCATCGATTTCTATCACCAAAATAGCTGCTGCTACTAAAAGACCAAACAAAGTAATAGGTATGCACTTTATGAATCCAGTGCCTATCATGAAGCTAGTGGAGATTATAAATGGCTATGCTACCGATAAAGAAGTAACTAAAACGATTATGGATTTATCTATACAACTTGGAAAAATTCCAGTTGAGGTCAATGATTATCCAGGATTTGTAGCCAATAGAATTTTGATGCCTATGATCAATGAATCGATATGTACCCTCTTCGAAGGTGTAGCTGGTGTGGCTGAGATTGATACTGTGATGAAACTAGGAATGGCTCATCCTATGGGACCTCTACAATTAGCTGATTTTATAGGTCTTGATGTGTGTCTAGCTATACTTCGTGTCATGCATGAAGGTTTCGGCAATCCCAAATATGCACCTTGTCCATTACTCGTCAATATGGTTACAGCGGGGTATCTTGGAAAGAAATCAGGTGAAGGCTTCTACGACTATTCAAATAAAGAAAGTAAAGAGCTTGTGGTGAGTAAAATGTTTAATTCATAA
- a CDS encoding Crp/Fnr family transcriptional regulator, translating to MNIIPSALNKVYNLNRYTYEEVQLILNSHTPFEIKRNAYFIKRGQISNEYYCIESGIMRSFVNDLKGNEVTTNFFTRNQIAIDVASLFKQERAKESIQAITDCKVYIISLDSFQNLFHTVPKFREWGRLWMTESLIEYKARSIDLISTPALERYTALANQFPEIIQNAPLKQIASYLGITNSTLSRIRSEITS from the coding sequence ATGAACATAATACCTAGTGCTTTAAATAAAGTTTATAACCTGAATCGTTATACTTATGAAGAAGTTCAATTAATCCTAAACAGTCATACTCCTTTTGAGATAAAGCGGAATGCATATTTCATAAAAAGGGGGCAAATTTCTAATGAGTATTATTGTATTGAATCAGGAATAATGCGTTCATTCGTTAATGACTTGAAAGGAAATGAAGTCACTACAAATTTTTTTACTAGGAATCAAATAGCTATTGACGTAGCATCATTATTTAAACAAGAGAGAGCAAAAGAATCTATACAAGCTATTACAGATTGCAAGGTTTACATAATAAGTTTAGATAGTTTTCAAAATTTGTTTCACACGGTACCAAAATTTAGAGAATGGGGAAGACTATGGATGACAGAATCACTTATCGAATATAAAGCCAGAAGCATTGACTTAATATCAACACCAGCATTAGAAAGATATACTGCCTTGGCAAACCAATTTCCAGAGATTATTCAAAATGCTCCTTTAAAACAAATAGCTTCATACTTAGGCATTACAAATTCTACATTATCCAGAATTAGAAGTGAAATAACTTCTTAG
- a CDS encoding peptidase M10 translates to MGEIEILKSERIVQISSDFYLYGDLASEEVTSQFYREIEELWNEPEGMIELEGERYQVVFKMNGFYVPNLSVEEVLSNTNPRNNYFRVEDFSPLNISWVDGVGSNTGYMFIENLYAGSTTGAHEYGHTLGLDHPENLVIIGQGRPGIMYPRGTLVDPEFQYDPHVKPGEKGGTLHPIHRRVNQTDIDNLKMPSLIYSGAKYIGKFTSQYHPKHRKTETI, encoded by the coding sequence ATGGGAGAAATCGAAATTTTAAAATCTGAAAGAATTGTCCAAATTAGTTCTGATTTCTATTTATACGGTGATTTAGCATCAGAGGAAGTAACCAGTCAATTTTATCGAGAAATAGAGGAATTGTGGAATGAGCCAGAGGGGATGATTGAATTGGAAGGTGAGCGATATCAAGTGGTTTTTAAGATGAATGGATTCTATGTTCCAAACCTATCAGTAGAAGAGGTTCTATCCAATACCAATCCACGAAACAATTACTTCAGAGTAGAGGATTTCTCACCACTGAATATCTCGTGGGTCGATGGTGTGGGCTCCAATACAGGATATATGTTTATCGAAAACCTCTATGCAGGTTCTACTACAGGTGCACATGAGTACGGACATACTTTGGGACTTGACCACCCAGAGAATTTAGTTATCATAGGGCAGGGAAGACCAGGCATTATGTATCCGAGAGGTACTTTGGTCGATCCAGAATTTCAATATGACCCGCATGTAAAACCAGGTGAGAAAGGAGGAACATTGCATCCTATCCATCGGAGAGTAAATCAAACCGATATTGATAATTTAAAAATGCCAAGCTTGATTTATAGTGGAGCGAAATATATAGGAAAATTTACTTCGCAGTATCACCCAAAGCACCGAAAAACAGAGACAATATAA
- a CDS encoding SPFH domain-containing protein codes for MMYSWIPLLVFGLIILFSGLVTVQQGTVAVITMFGKYRRVLQPGLNFKIPLIEQIFKRISIQNRSAELEFTAITIDQANVNFKAMLLYSVIDAADDTIKNVAFKFVDDRNFMQALVRSIEGSIRAFVATKKQSEVLGLRKEITHEVKDHLDSTLAEWGFHLLDLQLNDITFDEAIMRSMAQVVASNNLKAAAENEGQALLITKTKAAEADGNAIKIQAQAEKEAAQLRGQGLALFREEVAKGMAQAAKEMQDANLDASLVMFSIWTESIKHFAEQGKGNVLFLDGSTEGFEKTLKQMQGMQLLKEVK; via the coding sequence ATGATGTATTCATGGATTCCTTTATTAGTATTTGGATTGATTATCCTATTCAGTGGTCTGGTAACGGTGCAGCAAGGCACGGTTGCGGTGATTACTATGTTTGGCAAGTACCGTCGTGTACTACAACCTGGATTAAATTTCAAAATTCCTTTGATAGAGCAAATATTCAAAAGAATATCTATACAGAATAGATCAGCAGAGTTAGAATTTACAGCCATAACGATAGATCAAGCGAATGTCAATTTCAAAGCTATGCTTCTGTATTCTGTAATTGATGCGGCTGATGATACGATTAAAAATGTTGCATTCAAATTCGTAGATGACCGAAACTTTATGCAAGCGCTTGTGAGAAGTATAGAGGGTTCTATAAGGGCGTTTGTAGCTACCAAAAAGCAAAGTGAGGTTCTAGGCTTGCGCAAAGAAATAACACATGAAGTAAAAGACCATTTGGATTCTACGCTGGCTGAGTGGGGTTTTCACCTACTAGATTTACAACTTAATGATATTACCTTCGATGAGGCTATTATGCGTTCGATGGCACAGGTTGTGGCTTCTAATAATTTAAAGGCAGCAGCTGAAAATGAAGGTCAAGCACTATTGATAACCAAAACCAAGGCAGCAGAAGCTGATGGAAATGCCATAAAAATCCAGGCTCAAGCAGAAAAAGAAGCAGCACAACTGCGAGGTCAAGGTCTAGCGCTGTTCAGAGAAGAGGTAGCAAAGGGTATGGCGCAAGCAGCGAAAGAAATGCAAGATGCTAATTTGGACGCTTCTTTGGTTATGTTTTCTATCTGGACGGAATCTATCAAACATTTCGCAGAGCAAGGCAAAGGAAATGTTCTATTCTTGGATGGCTCTACGGAAGGATTTGAAAAAACCTTGAAACAAATGCAGGGCATGCAATTATTGAAGGAGGTTAAATAA
- a CDS encoding VOC family protein — MSNPISWFEIACNDLERAKTFYSKVFNAEFEFVEMPDAKMYMFKTDYESYGCSGSLVLSPDNVPSKEGVYIYFHSENVEIETDRVSLAGGMVVLPKTSIGQFGFIALFMDSEGNKIGLHSMS, encoded by the coding sequence ATGTCAAATCCAATCTCTTGGTTCGAAATCGCTTGTAATGATTTAGAAAGAGCCAAAACCTTTTACTCAAAAGTTTTTAATGCTGAATTTGAGTTTGTTGAAATGCCCGACGCTAAAATGTACATGTTTAAAACGGACTATGAATCTTATGGTTGCAGTGGTTCTTTGGTGCTATCCCCTGATAATGTTCCCTCTAAGGAAGGGGTTTATATTTACTTCCATTCAGAAAATGTCGAAATAGAAACTGATAGAGTTTCTCTAGCTGGAGGGATGGTTGTTCTGCCAAAAACTTCCATTGGTCAGTTTGGATTTATAGCCTTATTTATGGATTCTGAAGGAAATAAAATTGGCTTGCATTCTATGTCTTAA
- a CDS encoding CDP-alcohol phosphatidyltransferase family protein, translated as MRKRDLHSLPNLFTAANLISGASCVFALVTRYDNLVPYCIIFSLICDFLDGFVARKMNIQSNIGKELDSLADVISFGLVPGFMLLRMFNPELQFQFDLSGILLFILPLTIPIYSAFRLAKFNLETRDSEYFYGLNTPSNTLMILGIYLSWLSNDFNLINLFDKNIFLLIGIVVLINYLLISNTPMFSNKSIKKQFRGNLPFILVGIIGVTGILIFKYLGISIAILSYVLLSLLVLRWKVVKL; from the coding sequence TTGCGAAAAAGAGATTTACATAGTTTACCCAATTTGTTTACGGCAGCTAATTTGATTTCTGGTGCTAGTTGTGTTTTTGCATTGGTAACTAGATATGACAACCTCGTACCTTATTGTATAATTTTTAGTCTCATCTGCGACTTTCTAGATGGCTTTGTAGCGCGTAAAATGAATATTCAATCAAATATTGGTAAGGAATTGGATTCCTTGGCAGATGTTATTAGTTTCGGATTAGTGCCAGGCTTTATGCTCTTGAGAATGTTTAATCCTGAATTGCAATTTCAATTTGACCTAAGTGGAATATTGTTATTCATTTTACCACTAACGATTCCTATATATTCAGCTTTCCGACTAGCTAAGTTTAATCTGGAAACTCGTGATTCGGAGTATTTCTATGGCCTCAATACACCATCGAATACCCTCATGATACTCGGAATTTACCTTTCCTGGCTCAGCAATGATTTTAATCTCATTAATTTATTTGATAAAAATATATTTCTACTTATTGGCATTGTTGTATTGATAAACTATTTATTAATCAGCAATACTCCCATGTTTTCGAATAAATCAATAAAGAAACAGTTTCGAGGAAACTTGCCTTTTATCCTAGTGGGCATTATTGGTGTTACGGGAATACTTATATTTAAATATCTGGGTATTTCTATAGCGATATTATCATATGTATTACTATCACTTCTGGTTTTGAGATGGAAGGTGGTGAAGTTATAG